CTGTGGATGACACCTATGCGTTGTGCAACATCTGCAAGGCAAAGTTGTCCTACAAGACGACCACCACCAATCTCAGCAAACACATGAACAGGATGCACCCAACGTCTCCCCTGTCGCAGAAccacaaatacaaatatcaaACGACGGGTAGCAGTAGCGCCATGGACCGGAATAAGGGCAAGCCTCGGAACTCGACGCAGGAGGTGATCCTGCTTGAGTTCGTAAAGAAGCATCCGCGGCTGCTGCAGAACCCGACGTGGGAAACGCGGAGCAATTTGGAGTCGTTGTGGGAGCAGCTCACCTCAGACCTGAATCGTCATGGACCCCCGCGAAAGGACGTGGCCACCTGGAAGAAGGTGGGAAATCCTTCGCCTCTGAATAACATTTACCCTTTTTACTCACTCTTTTGCGTTTTTACAGGCTTTGAAGGACTGGAAGAGGTTCATCCTAAAGAAGGTGGAAAAGAATGAGATGCACAATGTCCCCTTTGGTACCAGTCTCAATTCGTCAGAGGAAACAATAGCCACGTTGTGCCGCCTCAACGAGGATGTTAGCCAAATCA
Above is a genomic segment from Drosophila kikkawai strain 14028-0561.14 chromosome 3R, DkikHiC1v2, whole genome shotgun sequence containing:
- the bdwf gene encoding uncharacterized protein bdwf, translating into MKRKTSEIWCFFRAVDDTYALCNICKAKLSYKTTTTNLSKHMNRMHPTSPLSQNHKYKYQTTGSSSAMDRNKGKPRNSTQEVILLEFVKKHPRLLQNPTWETRSNLESLWEQLTSDLNRHGPPRKDVATWKKALKDWKRFILKKVEKNEMHNVPFGTSLNSSEETIATLCRLNEDVSQIIMKVSDDDEMNDDHSATEFDVDDVEDVVPEDDTNALNTSTDFVYEPEETKADIDPLYLQSSKRAALAASRTDEETLLLEKISNNIGIVNDATSSALNEFCVLYKQKLYEDKRHHLAIEQLMAEKIELKKKLLEIEQRKLLLK